From a single Anomaloglossus baeobatrachus isolate aAnoBae1 chromosome 4, aAnoBae1.hap1, whole genome shotgun sequence genomic region:
- the LOC142302547 gene encoding E3 ubiquitin-protein ligase TRIM62-like — translation MASADLRDELDCSIGLTLYTDPVTLRCGHNFCRDCIDRVLDTQEKSGVHSCPECREKFKDRPAMKRNIALSNAVENFLSNRPKLKNITGIRCTYCVDTPASAVRSCLHCEASLCDNHLRVQSKGPEHVLTDPSTSLENRKCSVHKKILEYYCTEDAACICVSCSLAGEHRGHQVEMMDEASEKKKKKMRNVLQKLTTKRKKTEERIQNLEKRRRKAQIKAAGEAEKVTALFIDIRRWVHDLEKKVLSEISRREEEMSLSDVIQKLEINKDELSRKMRHIEELCNMTDPLTVLQDPDTDELCDSEEDRGDEDTGGHDGGDEDIGRLDGGDEDTGGHDGGDEDIGRHDGGDEDTGEHDGGDEDTGGHDGVDEDTGEHDGVDEDTGGHDGGDEDTGEHDGGDEDTGEHDGGHENTGGHDGGHENTGGHDGGDEDTGT, via the coding sequence ATGGCGTCTGCTGATCTGAGAGACGAGCTGGACTGTTCCATCGGTCTGACCCTGTATACAGATCCTGTaaccctgagatgtggacacaacttctgccgggactgtattgatcgtgtgctggatacacaggaGAAATCTGGAGTtcattcctgtcctgaatgtagagaaAAGTTTAAAGACCGGCCGGCAATGAAGAGAAACATAGCTCTGAGCAACGCAGTGGAGAACTTCCTGTCTAATCGTCCTAAACTGAAAaacatcaccgggatccgctgcacTTACTGTGTGGATACTCCTGCAtctgctgttagatcctgtctacactgtgaggcttctctgtgtgataATCACCTGAGAGTCCAAAGCAAAGGACCAGAACACGTCCTaactgatcccagcacttctctggagaaccggaaatgttctgtccataagaagatcctggaatactactgcactgaggacgctgcttgtatctgtgtgtcctgcagtttggcCGGAGAACATCGGGGACACCAGGTGGAGATGATGGATGAGGCCtctgagaagaagaagaagaaaatgaGAAATGTTCTCCAGAAACTGACCACAAAGAGAAAGAAAACTGAGGAAAGAATCCAAAATCTGGAGAAGCGCAGGAGAAAAGCTCAAATAAAAGCAGCTGGAGAAGCCGAGAAAGTCACTGCCCTGTTTATAGACATCAGGAGATGGGTGCacgacctggagaagaaggtcctgagtgagattTCCAGGCGGGAAGAAGAGATGTCACTGTCTGATGTGATCCAGAAGCTGGAAATAAATAAGGATGAACTGTCCCGGAAGATGAgacacattgaggagctgtgtaacatgactgatccactgaccgtcttacaggatCCAGACACCGATGAATTGTGTGATTCTGAGGAGGacagaggtgatgaggacacaggaggacatgatggaggtgatgaagaCATAGGAAGacttgatggaggtgatgaggacacaggaggacatgatggaggtgatgaagaCATAGgaagacatgatggaggtgatgaggacacaggagaacatgatggaggtgatgaggacacaggaggacatgatggagttgatgaggacacaggagaacATGATGGagttgatgaggacacaggaggacatgatggaggtgatgaggacacaggagaacatgatggaggtgatgaggacacaggagaacATGATGGAGGTCATGagaacacagggggacatgatggaggtcATGAgaacacaggaggacatgatggaggtgatgaggacacggggacatga
- the LOC142300948 gene encoding E3 ubiquitin/ISG15 ligase TRIM25-like encodes MASADLRDELECSICLSLYTDPVTLRCGHNFCRVCIDQFLNTQDESGVFSCPECREEFRERPALKRNIALHNVSERLLSSTQPHQKIHGIYCTYCVDSPAPAVRSCLMCEASLCDKHLKVHSKGPEHVLTDPSTSLENVKCSVHKELLKYYCTEDAACICVSCSLAGEHRGHRVETLDEASEHKKKQLRNVLHKLITKKEKTEERVRSLVELRRKAQEKAAGETQRAIALFIDIRRRVDDLEKKVLSEISRGEEQESLSLSDVIQKLEIKKDNLSKKMKHIEELCNMTDQLTVLREPDTGDLCDPEEEGGDEDTGGHNGGDRSAELISHISHTLAAMIRDINVTFSVQDPADILLDVNTAANKILISEDLKTATWTKITQNRPETAERFQYNQVMSVRGFTSGRHYWDVEISVSVLWRVGMCYPSIVRRGSQSRIGDNSKSWSLYGGLLCKNQYLVINDGKVIPLPQQISSDGVRICLDYEAGQLSFYELCDPIRHLHTFTAAFTEPLHAVLWVYKSSIKILGKGSCGE; translated from the coding sequence ATGGCATCTGCTGATCTGAGAGACGAGCTGGAATGTTCCATCTGTCTGTCCCTGTATACAGATCCCGTaaccctgagatgtggacacaacttctgccgggtctgtattgatcAGTTCCTGAATACACAGGACGAATCAGGAGttttttcctgtcctgaatgtagagaaGAGTTTCGGGAGCGGCCGGCACTGAAGAGGAACATAGCACTACACAATGTATCAGAACGTCTCCTGTCGTCTACACAACCACATCAGAAGATTCACGGGATCTACTGCACTTATTGTGTGGACTCTCCTGcacctgctgttagatcctgtctgatgtgtgaggcttctctgtgtgataAACACCTGAAAGTTCACAGCAAAGGACCAGAACATGTCCTAACcgatcccagcacttctctggagaacGTAAAATGTTCTGTCCATAAAGAGCTCCTTAAgtattactgcactgaggacgctgcttgtatctgtgtgtcctgcagtttggcCGGAGAGCACCGAGGACACCGAGTGGAGACGCTGGATGAGGCGTCTGAGCATAAGAAGAAGCAACTGAGAAATGTTCTCCATAAACTGATCACCAAGAAAGAGAAGACTGAGGAAAGAGTTCGGAGTCTGGTGGAGCTCAGGAGAAAAGCTCAAGAAAAAGCAGCTGGAGAAACCCAGAGAGCTATTGCCCTCTTTATAGACATCAGGAGAAGGGTGGATGACCTtgagaagaaggtcctgagtgagatctccagggGGGAAGAGCAGGAGTCACTGTCACTGTCTGATGTGATCCAGAAGCTGGAAATAAAGAAGGACAATCTGTCCAAGAAGATGAaacacattgaggagctgtgtaacatgactgatcaACTGACCGTCTTACGGGAACCAGACACCGgtgacttgtgtgatcctgaggaagagggaggtgatgaggatacaggaggacacaatggaGGTGATCGGAGTGCGGAGCTGAtctcacacatatcacacacattaGCTGCTATGATAAGAGATATAAATGTGACCTTCTCTGTACAggatcctgcagacatattactggatgtaaacacgGCTGCTAATAAGATTCTTATATCAGAAGATCTGAAAACTGCGACCTGGACAAAAATAACTCAgaatcgtccagaaacagcagagagattccagtataatcaggtgatgagcgtgaggggatttacctcaggacgacattactgggatgtggagatcaGTGTCTCGGTGCTCTGGAGGGTGGGGATGTGTTACCCCAGTATAGTCAGGAGGGGTTCTCAGTCACGTATTGGAGATAATAGTAAGTCCTGGagcttatatggaggactattgtgtAAGAATCAGTATTTAGTGATAAATGACGGTAAAGTGATCCCGTTACCTCAGCAGATCTCCAGTGATGGagtcaggatctgtctggattatgaggccgggcagctgtccttttatgagctgtgtgaccccatcagacacttacacaccttcactgctGCCTTCAccgagccccttcatgctgtcTTATGGGTATATAAAAGTTCTATAAAGATATTAGGAAAGGGCAGTTGTGGGGAATGA
- the TEX52 gene encoding testis-expressed protein 52, producing the protein MFTPHPVPLLSDPPVPTSGFTPRNIHRIIMEHPPYTDAKLDLTGKLRSPPLPQETPPHTLGYMTWLEVSALPPLLSLRQDRPHNSSVWRRITTAPSGPGPQETIPPPSRMEGNTWDRFIRCSGIRRSETESRALRIRSQGRAPPTDTRGNILPPEGFTRYTAPGVTTPHQSKVSIPGETRLHPAPQFPHKPQKLTLKNHSPNYHEILQKYRELQRGARSIAPYNSRLTTPRTAVQVTHI; encoded by the exons ATGTTTACTCCTCACCCTGTTCCTCTACTGTCAGACCCCCCGGTCCCCACCTCCGGCTTCACCCCCCGCAACATCCACAGGATAATAATGGAGCACCCACCTTATACAGACGCAAAGCTGGACCTGACGGGGAAACTGCGGAGCCCCCCATTGCCACAGGAGACCCCACCACACACCCTGGGGTACATGACCTGGTTAGAAGTCAGTGCGCTGCCCCCTCTTCTTTCACTGCGTCAAGACAGACCCCATAACAGCTCGGTGTGGAGACGGATCACCACAGCCCCGAGCGGGCCTGGACCCCAGGAGACCATCCCTCCACCGTCCCGCATGGAGGGCAACACATGGGACAGATTCATTCGCTGCAGTGGCATCCGGAGAAGTGAGACGGAATCCAGAGCCCTCCGCATACGGAGCCAAGGACGGGCGCCCCCTACAGACACTCGTGGGAACATTCTGCCACCCGAAGGCTTCACAAG ATACACGGCACCGGGTGTAACGACACCCCATCAATCAAAAGTGTCCATCCCTGGAGAGACaagacttcaccctgcaccccagtTCCCCCACAAACCTCAAAAACTGACCTTGAAGAATCACTCCCCCAATTACCATGAAATCCTGCAGAAATATCGAGAGCTGCAAAGAGGAGCAAGAAGTATTGCCCCCTATAACAGCCGACTGACCACCCCGAGGACCGCGGTGCAAGTGACCCATATATAG